The Stigmatopora argus isolate UIUO_Sarg chromosome 16, RoL_Sarg_1.0, whole genome shotgun sequence genome has a window encoding:
- the crhbp gene encoding corticotropin-releasing factor-binding protein — protein sequence MTTTMMERTFRQRLFLLLSLCILKGDSRYIEDNDVLKDELYSFFNSELRRETPKELIVYRRPLRCVDMVAVEGRFTFKAELPQLNCATFFMAEPDEVVSVEYDTVDIDCQAGDFVTVFDGWVMKGEKFPSSEDHPLSAHERYVDYCNSADSGSRSVRSSQNVAMIFFRMHNAGSSFTVTFRKMSNPFPCNVISQSPEGTFTMVSPQQHRNCSFSIIYPAEVDISEFSSLGLRGNIPKWSASGCASDSEDMVQLLGGNGLDTTKMFSFKELCSSSAGPSHTKIGCDNTVVRMLSSGRYINRVSFSYRLLNSHDLQLLRVNNVEDFCFNN from the exons atgacgacgacgatgatggaGCGTACCTTTCGACAGCGGCTCTTCTTGCTCTTGAGCTTGTGTATCCTCAAGGGAGATTCCAGATATATTGAG GATAACGACGTGTTAAAGGATGAATTGTACTCCTTCTTCAACTCTGAACTGCGCAGAGAGACGCCAAAGGAGTTGATTGTCTACCGACGACCGCTGC gTTGTGTGGATATGGTGGCGGTGGAGGGTCGCTTCACCTTCAAGGCCGAGCTTCCCCAGCTCAACTGCGCCACATTTTTCATGGCCGAACCCGACGAGGTGGTCAGCGTGGAGTACGACACCGTCGACATCGACTGTCAGGCGGGAGATTTCGTCACGGTGTTTGACGGATGGGTGATGAAGGGCGAGAAGTTTCCCAGCTCGGAGGACCACCCGCTATCTGCGCACGAGCGTTACGTTGACTACTGTAATTCTGCCGATTCTGGCAGCAGAAGCGTGCGCTCCTCGCAGAACGTGGCCATGATCTTCTTCCGCATGCACAATGCCGGCAGCAGCTTCACCGTCACATTCAGGAAGATGTCCAACCCTTTCC CCTGCAATGTCATCTCGCAGTCACCGGAAGGCACTTTCACTATGGTGAGTCCACAGCAGCACAGGAACTGCAGTTTCTCCATCATCTACCCGGCTGAGGTGGACATCTCAGAATTTTCATCTCTGGGTCTACGTGGCAACATCCCCAAG TGGTCTGCTTCGGGTTGCGCTTCTGATTCTGAGGACATGGTGCAGCTTCTAGGAGGAAATGGCCTTGACACGACCAAGATGTTTAGTTTCAAGGAGCTTTGCAGCTCTTCTGCCGGGCCCA gccacacaaagaTTGGCTGCGACAACACAGTGGTGCGCATGTTGTCTAGCGGCCGCTACATTAACAGAGTTTCCTTCAGCTACCGCTTGCTGAACAGCCATGATCTGCAATTGCTCCGAGTCAACAACGTGGAGGATTTCTGCTTCAACAACTGA
- the s100z gene encoding protein S100-Z, with protein sequence MPSQLEGAMDALIAVFYNYSGHDGDKYKLNKGELKQLLHTELTDFLTSQKDPLLVEKIMSDLDSNKDNEVDFNEFVVLVAALTVACNDFFQEQKKKNPK encoded by the exons ATGCCGAGCCAGCTGGAGGGCGCTATGGACGCCCTGATCGCCGTCTTCTACAACTACTCGGGCCACGACGGGGACAAGTACAAGCTGAACAAGGGCGAGCTCAAGCAATTGCTTCATACCGAACTCACCGACTTCCTCACG tcacaAAAGGATCCACTGCTGGTAGAGAAGATTATGAGCgacctggattccaacaaggaCAATGAGGTGGACTTCAACGAGTTTGTGGTGCTGGTAGCGGCGCTTACCGTCGCCTGCAACGACTTCTTCCAGGAACAGAAAAAGAAGAACCCCAAATAG